The window CAAGCGTTGTCTTCCCGGTGCCGGGAGGACCCCAAAGGATCACCGAGCTGGGACCCGCAGGGCCTGAAGCCTCAGCACCTGCTGCCAGCTGACGCAAAGGCGAACCTTGCCCCAGCAGATGCTGCTGCCCCACCACCTCGTCAAGAGACCGGGGGCGCATTCTTACGGCGAGCGGACTCCGCTGGGAAGCCATCCAGCGGGCATCGGATGGACCCCCTGACACGGGCAGATCCTCCGACTCGTCGTCATCCACTGCACCGGCACCAAAGAGATCTTCCACATGGATAGGCTACTCATAGTTCCAGCAAAGGAGACATCGACGTGGATCGCCGAGCATCTGCCCCTCATCAGAGTCCCGGCAGCCGGACTGCTTTGGTAGCCGCCGCCAGGTTGCAGGGTTGGGTGGACCGGTTCGCGGCAAGCCACGGTCCAGTTGCAGAAGACCTCGACGACGGTGGGGTACTTCTGAGGGCGGCCGACGGTGCGACTGCCCTCCTGAAGGCACCCTGGCCCGCCGACGGACGTCCCGGCCGGGGAGCAACAGGAGTGGAGCGTTTGGCTTCGCTGGCAACCCAGGAACGGGGGCTTGGCCTGCTGCTGGTTCGCAAGGGCGGCTACGCCATAGCTGCTGCCAGCGGGACAACAATCCTCGCTTCAAAAAGTGGTAACCGCTTCCTGGAGGCCAAGGCCGCAGCGGAACACGCTGCGCGCATCTTCAACGACCACCACATTGAGTACCTCGTCCCGGGCGGCGACCGCGTGCTGGTGGAACAAGTTCTTTCCCAGCCGCTACTCAGGGCCCTTGCCGGGCGTGCGCGCCTGGCCTTCCTGGACGTTCAAGCTCCAAAGACTGCAGTGCTGGCAAAGTGCGCTGCCGATGCCTGCGCCATGCGCATCACGGTAACTGATCCGACCAAGGAGTAGCAGCCCAGGAACTAGCAGCCGCTGGGCGCACGCCTCAGTGGCGCCTGCCGGTAAAGGTAACTGCCTTGGTCGGTGAAACCAGCTTGCGAGTAAAGCCGCTGTGCTCCGTGATTGGCCTCCGTGACCAGCAGCCAGAATCCCTCAAGATCTTGTTGGATCCCGGTGTTCAACAGGGCAGCCAGAACCTCGGTCCCGTATCCGCGCCGCCGGTGCTCTGCCGACGTCGCCATGCCGTAAATACCGCCCCAGCCATCCACCAAAGCCAGACGTCCGACGGCGGCGGGGACGCCGTCGTCGTCCCTCACCAATGCGTACAGAGAAGGGCAGGCGCTGAGAATCTTGTGGGCGACTGCCAGTTCAGCGTCGCCTCCGCGGCCGTCGACGGTCCACCACACGCGTAGCCATTCCTCAGAGGGCTCTGCGGCCATTTCAACGTTCCGGCGAGAGGTGCTGACAGGCAGCCCCTCCGCGCCGCGGATCATGATCTTTGTTGCCGACTGCCTCGTGTAGCGCTGCTCATCCAGGTAAGCATTGAGGGCGGCGCTGCGGGAGTCGTCAAAGACTTGGAAGATCAAGGGAAGGCGGCGGAGCCGATACCACTCCGCCGCCTTACGTACGAAGGGTGCGATGCCTGGGCCTTCCTCCAGCCCACCGGCAGCGTTCCTTGGCCACACGGAATTAGCCCTCTGGGTCACT is drawn from Arthrobacter sp. 31Y and contains these coding sequences:
- a CDS encoding Vms1/Ankzf1 family peptidyl-tRNA hydrolase, which produces MDRRASAPHQSPGSRTALVAAARLQGWVDRFAASHGPVAEDLDDGGVLLRAADGATALLKAPWPADGRPGRGATGVERLASLATQERGLGLLLVRKGGYAIAAASGTTILASKSGNRFLEAKAAAEHAARIFNDHHIEYLVPGGDRVLVEQVLSQPLLRALAGRARLAFLDVQAPKTAVLAKCAADACAMRITVTDPTKE
- a CDS encoding GNAT family N-acetyltransferase, with the translated sequence MMEQAFLESLMDKAWPALEREELEHDVMGEWVLRASGGVTQRANSVWPRNAAGGLEEGPGIAPFVRKAAEWYRLRRLPLIFQVFDDSRSAALNAYLDEQRYTRQSATKIMIRGAEGLPVSTSRRNVEMAAEPSEEWLRVWWTVDGRGGDAELAVAHKILSACPSLYALVRDDDGVPAAVGRLALVDGWGGIYGMATSAEHRRRGYGTEVLAALLNTGIQQDLEGFWLLVTEANHGAQRLYSQAGFTDQGSYLYRQAPLRRAPSGC